A region of Dioscorea cayenensis subsp. rotundata cultivar TDr96_F1 chromosome 5, TDr96_F1_v2_PseudoChromosome.rev07_lg8_w22 25.fasta, whole genome shotgun sequence DNA encodes the following proteins:
- the LOC120260689 gene encoding LOW QUALITY PROTEIN: rubisco accumulation factor 1, chloroplastic-like (The sequence of the model RefSeq protein was modified relative to this genomic sequence to represent the inferred CDS: deleted 1 base in 1 codon; substituted 1 base at 1 genomic stop codon), producing MLFTPPLTLPLQWQWHHHHHPSSPPPLPSTFFSVAADHQPSLRPISASKLPSPPPPTPPGQAYQPFRPPPSPLPPKFRSLTPIERLDVLRDRLGLWHDYAPLISSLLTSEGFTPPFIEEITGITGVEQNRLAVAAQIRNSLISSSFDPDLLPSLILXGGAELLYELRFLNATQRSATARHIAINRFDAKSAQELARAVKDFPRRTGDDGWTSFSADSPSDCLAYTYLRLGLEALATPDRIAALEKALDLAETESAKALIKKEIEKALKGDGASDGDDEEETKLRVPVVRLRYGEVAETSSVALFPVVREMDGAEGVEAAPAWCKAEGEMGVVAAEKGWGRWVVLPGWGPVVALESGVAVEFGNAKVLPWKKGRYEKETVVVVVDRRRRAVETAEALYLVAGERDEKKDKGRLGVKRGKELIEKGIEGSLGNVVMVVMPPKEEDDQLRDEDWD from the exons ATGCTCTTCACTCCACCTCTCACTCTCCCCCTTCAATGGCAatggcatcatcatcatcatccatccTCTCCTCCACCCCTACCTTCCACCTTCTTCTCCGTCGCTGCCGACCACCAACCCTCCCTCCGTCCCATCTCCGCTTCCAAGCTCCCAAGTCCTCCACCCCCAACTCCTCCCGGCCAAGCCTACCAACCTTTCCGCCCTCCTCCTTCCCCTCTTCCCCCCAAGTTCCGCTCCCTCACCCCCATCGAACGCCTCGACGTCCTCCGCGACCGTCTCGGACTCTGGCACGATTACGCCCCTCTCATCTCCTCCCTCCTCACCAGCGAGGGCTTCACTCCACCCTTCATCGAGGAGATCACCGGCATCACCGGCGTCGAGCAAAACCGACTCGCCGTCGCCGCCCAGATCCGCAACTCCctcatctcctcctccttcgATCCCGATCTCCTCCCTTCTTTGATTCTCTAGGGCGGCGCCGAACTCCTCTACGAGCTCCGCTTCCTCAACGCCACCCAGCGCTCCGCCACCGCCCGCCACATCGCAATCAATCGTTTTGACGCTAAGTCCGCCCAAGAACTCGCCCGCGCCGTCAAGGATTTCCCCCGCCGAACCGGCGACGATGGTTGGACCTCCTTCTCCGCGGATAGCCCCAGCGATTGCCTCGCTTACACTTACTTACGATTGGGCTTGGAGGCGCTCGCGACGCCGGATCGGATCGCGGCGCTGGAGAAGGCGTTGGATTTAGCGGAGACGGAGTCGGCCAAGGCGCTGATCAAGAAGGAGATCGAGAAGGCCCTCAAGGGCGACGGCGCCAGCGATGGCGACGATGAGGAGGAGACAAAGTTGAGAGTCCCTGTGGTGAGGTTGAGGTACGGGGAAGTAGCGGAGACGTCATCGGTGGCGTTGTTCCCGGTGGTGAGAGAGATGGACGGTGCGGAAGGGGTGGAGGCGGCGCCGGCGTGGTGTAAGGCGGAGGGAGAGATGGGAGTGGTGGCGGCGGAGAAGGGGTGGGGGAGATGGGTGGTTTTGCCGGGGTGG GGGCCGGTGGTGGCGCTGGAGAGTGGTGTGGCGGTGGAGTTTGGGAATGCGAAGGTGTTGCCGTGGAAGAAGGGGAGGTATGAGAAGGAgacggtggtggtggtggtggaccGGCGGCGGCGAGCGGTGGAGACGGCGGAGGCGTTGTACTTGGTGGCGGGAGAGAGAGATGAGAAGAAGGACAAGGGAAGGTTGGGAGTGAAGAGAGGTAAGGAGTTGATAGAAAAAGGAATTGAGGGTAGTTTGGGAAATGTGGTTATGGTTGTCATGCCACCAAAAGAGGAAGATGATCAATTGAGGGATGAAGATTGGGATTGA